A region of the Clostridium botulinum BKT015925 genome:
TTCTAGCATTTGCTTTAGCTGCTATGTTAATTGCATATACAACTATGTCTGCTCCTAATTTATCTGTCCAACTATTTATAGATTCAATGTCGATTACTCCTGGTGTTGGAAATATATTATTTTCATATACAATTAATGGATTCTCAATTTCCTTCTTCTTATTATTAAATTCATTAATTACTTTAAAATCATTATTTAGTAAAGATTCATTATTTAGTAGTACGTCATTTTGCCGGTTCGGCATTTCTCCGTTTTGGCATTTTGCCGGTTCGGCATTTTGTAGTTTCGGTGAATCTACATCTATAGGTGTTTCATAAACTTCATAGTCATAACCACCTTTGAATTTTCCATGTTCACCTCTTTTACTATTTCTTTTTATATATCCACACGTTATTAGTTCTTGAATTGCACTACTTATTGCTCTATCCCTATCAGTTGTATGTTTTTTTATCTCTGTTTGATAGAATTCCCAATTATCCGGTCTGCTTAAAAAGTAACTCATTAATCCTTTAGATTTTAAACTTAATCGTGCATCATATATGAAACTTTTATTTATCATCATGTATGGATTTTGCTTATCTTTTATAAC
Encoded here:
- a CDS encoding DnaD domain protein, whose translation is MAVIRVIKDKQNPYMMINKSFIYDARLSLKSKGLMSYFLSRPDNWEFYQTEIKKHTTDRDRAISSAIQELITCGYIKRNSKRGEHGKFKGGYDYEVYETPIDVDSPKLQNAEPAKCQNGEMPNRQNDVLLNNESLLNNDFKVINEFNNKKKEIENPLIVYENNIFPTPGVIDIESINSWTDKLGADIVVYAINIAAKANARRLNYIEKILIDWERQGITTLEQAQAYTANRSNKKKQVTLI